CATGTATGGTTTCTTGCAGTATCTAGACGTTCAGATTCTGAAACTACTAATAGTGCTTCTTGATCAAGTAAGATAGTTCCAGATGTGACAGTAACAACATGTACAATAAGATTTGTTGCTGGTTTTAATGTATCAACAACTTGTGTTTTACCTGTTATTGTACTGAGTATACCTATATCACCAGTTTGTCCTCCTGATGTCCCATAAAAAGGGGTCATATCTGTTATAACATAGCCAGAACTTTTTGTAGGGAGTTCTTCAATAGGAAGACCATCTATATCAAGTAACGCAACAATTCTTCCTGTTCCTGAAAGATTTTCATATCCAATGAATTCTGATTGCATACCATCTTCAAGAAGTGTTTGAAAGCAAGCTTCAATACGTTTTTCTCCAGATCCTTTCCATTGGCTTCTAGCTCGTTCTTTTTGTTCTTGCATTAAGTGTTGAAAGTTAGCTTCATCGACAGCAAAATGTTTTTTTGATGCAATATCGTTAATAATATCAAGTGGGAAACCATAGGTATCATAAAGTTTAAATGCAATATCTCCAGGAAGTTCTTTAGTATTTTTTTCTTTAAGAGCATTAAGTTCAGCTTCAAGTAATATAAGACCTTTATCTAATGTAATAGAAAAACGTTCTTCCTCATCAAAAACTACACGTGACATAAACTCAGATCGACTATACAGTTCAGTATAGATATCTCCCATGAGCTCAACAACTTTATTTACTGTTTTATATAGGAAAGGTTGATTCATGCCTATTTGTTTTCCAAAACGAAAAGCTCGTCGGATGAGTCTTCTTAATACATAACCTCTTCCTTCATTTGAAGGTAAAATTCCATCAGCAATCATAAAAGCTATAGCTCTACTGTGATCAGCAATAACACGTAAAGCTATATCTGTTTCTTCATGTTTTTTATAGTGAACGCCAGCAATAGATGCCATATATTGAATAATAGGTTGGAAAAGGTCTGTATCATAATTAGAAGATTTTTGTTGGCAAATGGCTACAATTCTTTCAAGCCCCATTCCTGTATCAATCGAAGGTTTGGGTAGTATTACTCTCTCTCCGGATGGGAGTTGTTCATATTGCATGAAAACAAGATTCCAAATTTCAAGAAATCGATCACAGTCACAAGAACCAATTCCACAGTTATCACCACAACAAAATGTTTCACCTTGGTCAAAGTGAATTTCAGAACAAGGTCCACAAGGTCCTGTATCACCCATAGACCAAAAATTATCCTTTTCTCCCATTCTATAAATACGACTAGGCTCTACACCAATCGTGTTTACCCAGATGTCATATGCATCATCGTCATCTTTATAGATAGTAATATAAAGAAATTCTTTTGAAAGATTGAGTTCTTCTGTTATAAATGCCCAGGCAAATTGAATAGCTTCTTTTTTAAAATAGTCTCCAAAAGAAAAGTTACCAAGCATTTCAAAAAAAGTATGATGGCGAGCTGTACGTCCAACATTTTCTAGATCATTATGTTTTCCCCCAACTCTTAAACATTTTTGAGCTGTTGTCGCACGTAGGTAATTTCTTGTTTCTTGACCAGTAAAGACTTTTTTGAATTGTACCATCCCTGCATTTGTAAAAAGAAGCGATGGGTCATCACGTGGAATAAGAGAAGAAGATGGAATTTCCTGATGATTATAGTTTTTAAAATATCCTAAAAATTTTTGGCGAATATCATTAACTGTGAGCATATCTTGTTCCTAATTAAAAGTGATTAAGGAATTAGATATCATAGTTATCTTCAAGTTCATCGCTTACAGGACAAAGGAGTTTTTCAGGGTTCATTCCTAAGTGTTCCATGAGCGCTGTTTCAATAGAACTTTTTAGACTAGTATTTTCATCAAGTAGAGCTCTGACTTTTTCTTTACCTTGACCAAGCTTTTCAGAACCAAATGCAAACCATGATCCGCTTTTATCAATGATACCAGCTTCGACACCAAGATCAATGAGTTCTCCGGAGCGAGAAATACCTGTTCCCCAAATGATATCAAATTTTGCTTCACGGAATGGAGGAGCCATTTTATTTTTGACAACTTTTACTCGTGTAAGTGAACCATAAGATTCTTCTTTATCTTTAAGGGTTTGTATCTTTCGTATATCCATTCTCACAGAGCTATAGAACTTTAGTGCATTACCTCCTGTTGTTGTTTCTGGACTTCCATAACCAACTACACCAATTTTCATACGAATTTGATTAATAAAAATAACTGCAGTATGTGATTTATGGATAGTACCAGTAAGCTTACGTAGTGCATGAGACATAAGTCGTGCATGTCCACCAACCTGAGTTTCTCCCATAGAACCTTCAAGTTCTGTTTGAGGTATAAGAGCAGCAACAGAGTCAACAACAACAAGATCTACAGCACCTGATCGTACTAACATATCAGCAATTTCAAGTGCTTGTTCCCCATGATCTGGTTGGGAAATAATAAGTTCGTCTGTTTTTACGCCAAGGCGTTTAGCGTAGGCTATATCTAATGCATGTTCTGCATCAATGAAAGCAGCTGTACCACCTAATTTTTGACATTCAGCTATAATATGTAGTGTTAATGTTGTCTTACCGGAAGACTCTGGTCCATAAATTTCTGTGACACGACCACGAGGGATACCTCCAATACCAAGAGCTAAGTCTAGCCCAATAGAGCCAGTAGGAATTACAGCTACTTTTACATGTACATCATCTGAGAGCTTCATTACAGCACCCTGGCCAAATTTTCGTTCGATAGTATCTAGTGCTGTTTTAAGGGCTTCTCGGCGGGAATCTTCAGGAGAAATAGATTTTTTTGCCATGGTAACTCCAAGGTCTTATTATAAATAGTAAGTAATATATGAATATAATATAAGCTGTACTAGATGTATAGTTTATATTTTAGCTAAAGTTTTTGGGAAGTTATGAAACAATACTTCCAGTAGGTACAGGGGACTCTACGGTTACTAAAGAAAGTCCACTAGGTGTTTTTGCAAAGAGAATCATACCTTGAGATTCAATTCCTCTAATTTTTTTAGGAGCAAGGTTTGTGACAACACATACTTGTTTGCCAAGCATTGACTCTGGAGTATATTGTTGAGCAATACCTGAAAGAATTTGTCGAGGCTTGTTTTCTCCTATATCGATAGAAAAACATAGAAGATTATCTGCATTTGGATGTTTTGATGCCTCTACTATAGTGCCTATACGTATTTCAACTTTTTGCAAGTCATTAAAAGATATTTCTTCTTGTTCATATATTGATGGTTGTGACCCGTTGGATTGGAAAGACATTTTATTTTCCTTATCACTTATTTCTTCTTTTAGCTCTATTCTAGGGAATAAATTTGATGTTGGTGCAAGCATAGTTCCTGTTGTTAACTGCTCCCAAGCATGAATATCATTATTTATACATGTGGTAGGTATATTCCCATATTTTTTTGATTTAGATGTTGAGATTCCTAACTGTTTTAACATAGTAATGGTTATTTCTGGCATGATTGGCCATAAGCTAATGGCTACTTTTCTCATACACTCTAATGTAAGTCGAATGACCGTTTTCAGACGATCAGTTTGTCCTTCTTTAAATAATTTCCATGGTGCTTGAGTGTCTATATATTTGTTTAGTGCACGAATAAGTTCCCATAAAGCTTCAACTGCTTGAGAAAGACGCATATTTTTCATGAGTTGTATATAGTTATATTGTGCATTCTCAGTAAGTTGACGTAATTGCATATCAGGTTCTGTGTACTCTTTAGCTTCAGGTAATAAGCTTTTAAAATATTTAGTTGACATTGAAAGAACACGGTTAAATAAATTCCCAAGATCATTCGCAAGATCAGAATTAATACGATGTTTAAGCGATTCTTCAGAGAAGTTAGCATCAGAGCCAAAATTCATCTCTCGTATAAGGAAGTAACGAAAAGCATCAAGGCCATATTGCTGAATAAGAGTAATAGGATCTATAGCATTATTTAAAGACTTTGACATCTTAGTATCACGATTCAACCAGTATCCATGTACATTTAAATGCTTATACATTGGAAGACCAGCGGACTTAAGCATAGTGGGCCAAAAGACAGCATGAGGTTTTAATATGTCTTTAGCAATAAGATGTTCTCCAGGCCAAAATGTTTTATAGTATTCACCAGTTGGCCAGTTTAATGCAGAAATATAGCTTATAAGGGCATCAAACCAAACATAGCATACATAGTTTGTATCAAAGGGCAATTCAATACCCCATGGAAGTCGAGTTTTTGGACGTGATATACATAAATCTTCTAATGCTCCACTTTCTAGTAGAGAGAGAACTTCATTTTTATATCTCTCTGGTCGAATAAGATTTGGATGTTGTTGAAGATACTCTATAAGCCATGAGAGATATTTAGACATTTTGAAAAAGTAGTTCTGTTCTTCAATAAACTCTGGTTTTGTTTTGTGTTGAGGACAAAAACCATCTTCTAGTTCTTTTTCTGTATAAAAACGTTCACATCCTAAACAATAATACCCTCCAAACTCTCCAAAATAGATGTCACCAGCATCATAGATATGTTGAAGAAATTTTTGAACTGCTTCTTTATGTTGTAAATCTGTAGTTCTGATAAATGCATCATATGTGATATTGAGTTGAGGCCAGAGATTTTGAAATTGTCTACTTATAGAGTCTACAAACTCTTGTGTTGAATATCCTGCAGCTTCTGCTGCTTGAATAATTTTTTCTCCATGTTCATCTGTACCTGTAAGAAAGAAAGTTTTTTCTCCTAAGATAGAATAAAAACGTTGTAATACATCAGCAACAATTGTTGAATATGCATGACCAAGATGAGGACGTGCATTTACATAGTAAATAGGTGTTGAGATATAATAAGTAGAAGACACACATACTCCTTTTTCAGTGTTACATAAATGTCTATTTTTTCTCTTGTTAGGTTTAGTTATTTTTTTCTAATAGCATAGTTATCTTTTAGTGTATAGAAGATAAAAGTTTTTTCTATTTATAGACCTAGTATTACTAACTTTCTGTAAGAATAGTATCAAGAGAGTTATCGTCTATTTTATTGGTATCATGATCTGATAAAAGTGTTAGAAAATCAGAAGAGGGATG
The sequence above is drawn from the Lawsonia intracellularis PHE/MN1-00 genome and encodes:
- the alaS gene encoding alanine--tRNA ligase — its product is MLTVNDIRQKFLGYFKNYNHQEIPSSSLIPRDDPSLLFTNAGMVQFKKVFTGQETRNYLRATTAQKCLRVGGKHNDLENVGRTARHHTFFEMLGNFSFGDYFKKEAIQFAWAFITEELNLSKEFLYITIYKDDDDAYDIWVNTIGVEPSRIYRMGEKDNFWSMGDTGPCGPCSEIHFDQGETFCCGDNCGIGSCDCDRFLEIWNLVFMQYEQLPSGERVILPKPSIDTGMGLERIVAICQQKSSNYDTDLFQPIIQYMASIAGVHYKKHEETDIALRVIADHSRAIAFMIADGILPSNEGRGYVLRRLIRRAFRFGKQIGMNQPFLYKTVNKVVELMGDIYTELYSRSEFMSRVVFDEEERFSITLDKGLILLEAELNALKEKNTKELPGDIAFKLYDTYGFPLDIINDIASKKHFAVDEANFQHLMQEQKERARSQWKGSGEKRIEACFQTLLEDGMQSEFIGYENLSGTGRIVALLDIDGLPIEELPTKSSGYVITDMTPFYGTSGGQTGDIGILSTITGKTQVVDTLKPATNLIVHVVTVTSGTILLDQEALLVVSESERLDTARNHTCTHILQSVLQKILGDHVRQAGSLVSPTRLRFDFTHIAPLTEEEIHAIELQVNTIIMANLPLRVEFMDQQSALEKGAMALFEEKYGNIVRVVTIGSENQTASIELCGGTHLTSTGQAGCFIIVSETGIAAGVRRIEAITGRNTLAYIKEYQKELSTTAAILKTKPEKVVEKVTSILSENKNLQKTVDTLESSSLSNQGKHLLDNLTRINNIDVLTANLKNFSLKALRDIMDDIRSKLSSGIVCLASTEGTKVHLLLYVSKDLHHNFTASELIKKIVVPIHGAGGGRPDQAQAGGTNPSGLSETFELLKNILEDQ
- the recA gene encoding recombinase RecA is translated as MAKKSISPEDSRREALKTALDTIERKFGQGAVMKLSDDVHVKVAVIPTGSIGLDLALGIGGIPRGRVTEIYGPESSGKTTLTLHIIAECQKLGGTAAFIDAEHALDIAYAKRLGVKTDELIISQPDHGEQALEIADMLVRSGAVDLVVVDSVAALIPQTELEGSMGETQVGGHARLMSHALRKLTGTIHKSHTAVIFINQIRMKIGVVGYGSPETTTGGNALKFYSSVRMDIRKIQTLKDKEESYGSLTRVKVVKNKMAPPFREAKFDIIWGTGISRSGELIDLGVEAGIIDKSGSWFAFGSEKLGQGKEKVRALLDENTSLKSSIETALMEHLGMNPEKLLCPVSDELEDNYDI
- the metG gene encoding methionine--tRNA ligase → MSSTYYISTPIYYVNARPHLGHAYSTIVADVLQRFYSILGEKTFFLTGTDEHGEKIIQAAEAAGYSTQEFVDSISRQFQNLWPQLNITYDAFIRTTDLQHKEAVQKFLQHIYDAGDIYFGEFGGYYCLGCERFYTEKELEDGFCPQHKTKPEFIEEQNYFFKMSKYLSWLIEYLQQHPNLIRPERYKNEVLSLLESGALEDLCISRPKTRLPWGIELPFDTNYVCYVWFDALISYISALNWPTGEYYKTFWPGEHLIAKDILKPHAVFWPTMLKSAGLPMYKHLNVHGYWLNRDTKMSKSLNNAIDPITLIQQYGLDAFRYFLIREMNFGSDANFSEESLKHRINSDLANDLGNLFNRVLSMSTKYFKSLLPEAKEYTEPDMQLRQLTENAQYNYIQLMKNMRLSQAVEALWELIRALNKYIDTQAPWKLFKEGQTDRLKTVIRLTLECMRKVAISLWPIMPEITITMLKQLGISTSKSKKYGNIPTTCINNDIHAWEQLTTGTMLAPTSNLFPRIELKEEISDKENKMSFQSNGSQPSIYEQEEISFNDLQKVEIRIGTIVEASKHPNADNLLCFSIDIGENKPRQILSGIAQQYTPESMLGKQVCVVTNLAPKKIRGIESQGMILFAKTPSGLSLVTVESPVPTGSIVS